The DNA sequence GCGTCCGGCCGAACTTCCACGTCGCCGCCTTCGGCCTGATGAAGCTGCTGCCCGCCCGGTTCATGCTCGACCGCGCCGAGGAGCGCGGCGAGGTCGGCCCGGGCACGACCGTGCTCGAGACGTCGTCGGGCACCTTCGGCCTCGGCCTCGCCATGGTCTGCCGGCTGCGCGGCTACCCGCTCACGATCGTCGGCGACCCGGCGATCGACGCGCCGCTCAAGCGCCGCCTCGAGCACCTCGGCGCCCGAGTCGAGATCTGCCCGGAACCCAGTCCCGTCGGCGGGTACCAGCGTGCGCGGCTGGACCGGCTCGAGCAGCTGCGCGCGGAGTACCCGAACCACTGGGTTCCGGGCCAGTACAGCAATCCCGACAACCCGCGGTCGTACGCGCTGGTGGCCGAGCAGCTCGCCGAGACGATCGGCGTGCCGGACTGCCTCGTCGGCGCGGTCGGCTCCGGCGGCTCGACGTCCGGCACGAGCTCGTTCCTGCGGATGCTCGTCCCGGAGATGACGCTGATCGGCGTCGACACCCAGCGCAGCGCCATCTTCGGCCAGCCGGACGGCCCGCGCGTGCTGCGCGGGCTCGGCAACAGCCTGGTGCCGGCCAACGTCGAGCACTCGAGCTACGACCAGGTGCACTGGATCGGCGCGGCCGAGGCGTTCGCGGCGACGCGGGAGCTGTACGCGCGCCACTGCCTGTTCATGGGCCCGACCAGCGGCGCCTCGTTCAAGGTCGCGGACTGGTTCGCGCGCCGGAACCCGGACGCCACGGTCGTCGCGCTGCTGCCGGACGAGGGCTACCGCTACCAGGACACCGTCTACTCCGACGAATGGCTGCGCGCGCAGGGGCTGGCGCACGCGGGGGCGGCCGAGCCGTACGAAGTGGTCGCGCCGACCGAGCCCGGCGGCTCGTGGACGTGGCTGAACTGGGGCCGGCGCTCGCTCGCCGACGCGTCGTGATGCGCACGCTGCTGCTCGTCGAGAGCAACACGACCGGCACCGGGCGGCTGTTCGCGCGGCAGGCCCGGTCGCTGGGGTTCGAGCCGGTGCTCGCCGCGGCCGACCCGGCGCGCTACCCGTACGCGGCCGAGGACGGCGTCCGCGTCGTCCGGTGCGACACGGCGGACGCGTGCGCGGTGCTGGCCGCGGACATCGGCGAGCCCGCCGGGGTGACCACCAGTTCGGAGTACTTCATCCCGGTCGCGGCGCGGATCGCGGCGAAGCTGGGCCTGCCCGGACCCGATCCGCTCGCCGTGACGGAGTGCCGGAACAAGGCGCACCAGCGGGCCGTCCTCGGGGCGCCGTGCACCGTGGCGACGTCCGTGGCGGAGGCGGTCGCGGCGGCCGTCGAGTTCCCCGTCGTGCTGAAGCCGGCCGAGGGCTCGGGCAGCGTCGGGGTGCTGCGGTGCGAGACGCCGGAGGCGGTCGCGTCCCAGGCGGCGGCGCTGCTTTCGGTGACGCACAACGAACGCGGGCTGCCGGTGCCGGCGCAGGTGCTCGTCGAGCCGTACGCGAGCGGGCCGGAGTACTCGGTGGAGCTGTTCGGCGACGTCGTGGTCGCGGTGGTCCGCAAGCACCTCGGCCCGGCGCCGTACTTCGTCGAAGTGGGCCACGACGTCCCGGCGTCGCTGCCGCCCGCGGACGAGACGGCGCTGATCGACACGGCCCGGTCGGCGGTGACCGCGCTGGGCCTCGGCTTCGGCGCGGCCCACGTCGAGATCCGGCTGACCCCGTCCGGCCCGCGGCTGATGGAGGTCAACCCGCGCCCGGCGGGCGGCATGATCCCGGAGCTGGTCCGCGCGGCGACCGGCGTCGACCTGGTGGCGGCGCAGGTTTCCGCGGTCCTCGGCCTGCCGCCGGACCTGCGGGCGTCCCGGCGGGCGTGCGCGTCGCTGCGCTTCCTCACCGCCACCTCGTCTTCGGTGGTGTCGGCGGGGGACGCGGCGGAGCGGGCGGCGGCCGTTCCGGGGGTGCTC is a window from the Amycolatopsis sp. cg9 genome containing:
- a CDS encoding pyridoxal-phosphate dependent enzyme translates to MTLAAPVSRSVVEATELPRIIRVRPNFHVAAFGLMKLLPARFMLDRAEERGEVGPGTTVLETSSGTFGLGLAMVCRLRGYPLTIVGDPAIDAPLKRRLEHLGARVEICPEPSPVGGYQRARLDRLEQLRAEYPNHWVPGQYSNPDNPRSYALVAEQLAETIGVPDCLVGAVGSGGSTSGTSSFLRMLVPEMTLIGVDTQRSAIFGQPDGPRVLRGLGNSLVPANVEHSSYDQVHWIGAAEAFAATRELYARHCLFMGPTSGASFKVADWFARRNPDATVVALLPDEGYRYQDTVYSDEWLRAQGLAHAGAAEPYEVVAPTEPGGSWTWLNWGRRSLADAS
- a CDS encoding ATP-grasp domain-containing protein, with amino-acid sequence MAELGPALARRRVVMRTLLLVESNTTGTGRLFARQARSLGFEPVLAAADPARYPYAAEDGVRVVRCDTADACAVLAADIGEPAGVTTSSEYFIPVAARIAAKLGLPGPDPLAVTECRNKAHQRAVLGAPCTVATSVAEAVAAAVEFPVVLKPAEGSGSVGVLRCETPEAVASQAAALLSVTHNERGLPVPAQVLVEPYASGPEYSVELFGDVVVAVVRKHLGPAPYFVEVGHDVPASLPPADETALIDTARSAVTALGLGFGAAHVEIRLTPSGPRLMEVNPRPAGGMIPELVRAATGVDLVAAQVSAVLGLPPDLRASRRACASLRFLTATSSSVVSAGDAAERAAAVPGVLEARVSRPDGTVVRPARDYRDRAGHVLAVSDRPRGARAAAAAGLDRLRAALIPEGPHR